One window from the genome of Macaca fascicularis isolate 582-1 chromosome 7, T2T-MFA8v1.1 encodes:
- the INF2 gene encoding inverted formin-2 isoform X7 — MSVKEGAQRKWAALKEKLGPQDSDPTEANLESADPELCIRLLQMPSVVNYSGLRKRLEGSDGSWMVQFLEQSGLDLLLEALARLSGRGVARISDALLQLTCVSCVRAVMNSRQGIEYILSNQGYVRQLSQALDTSNVMVKKQVFELLAALCIYSPEGHALTLDALDHYKTVCSQQYRFSIVMNELSGSDNVPYVVTLLSVINAVILGPEDLRTRTQLRNEFIGLQLLDVLARLR, encoded by the exons ATGTCGGTGAAGGAGGGCGCACAGCGCAAGTGGGCAGCGCTGAAGGAGAAGCTGGGGCCACAGGACTCGGACCCCACAGAGGCCAACCTGGAGAGCGCAGACCCTGAGCTGTGCATCCGGCTGCTCCAGATGCCCTCTGTGGTCAACTACTCCGGCCTGCGCAAGCGCCTGGAGGGCAGCGACGGCAGCTGGATGGTGCAATTCCTGGAGCAGAGCGGCCTGGACCTGCTGCTCGAGGCGCTGGCGCGGCTGTCGGGCCGCGGCGTGGCACGCATCTCGGATGCCCTGCTGCAGCTCACCTGCGTGAGCTGCGTGCGCGCCGTCATGAACTCGCGGCAGGGCATCGAGTACATCCTCAGCAACCAGGGCTACGTGCGCCAGCTCTCCCAGG CCCTGGACACATCCAACGTGATGGTGAAGAAGCAGGTGTTTGAGCTGCTGGCCGCCCTGTGCATCTACTCTCCCGAGGGCCACGCACTGACCCTGGACGCCCTGGACCACTACAAG ACGGTGTGCAGCCAGCAGTACCGCTTCAGCATTGTCATGAACGAGCTCTCCGGCAGCGACAACGTGCCTTATGTAGTCACCCTGCTCAGCGTGATCAACGCCGTCATCCTGGGCCCCGAGGACCTGCGCACGCGCACCCAGCTGCGGAATGAGTTTATCG